The following proteins are encoded in a genomic region of Cyclonatronum proteinivorum:
- a CDS encoding wax ester/triacylglycerol synthase family O-acyltransferase produces the protein MARRELMSNVDRAWLRMEEPSNLMMVTALLTTKEKVLYDDLLELLKERLMKFDRFRQRVILRGIIFEDTYWEDVPFFDPADHVTRTSIANENPRDELQALAGTLMSTPLDYDKPLWHITMIDDVREGTGFIIRLHHCIADGNALVRVLLSMMTTDKKLLKPEKEAESTERPTFLDPVVDVLLNAWVSAETMVKLSYRLLKRPSQVFDWAKMTIEGGFSLGRLVLRWPDPKTMLKQKLQNQKLASWSWEIPLERVKEIRRGAGATVNDVVVTAAAGALGRYLKARGEETTDMNIRAAIPVDIRQSTDPFAMGNKFGLVFLSLPVGMEDLRERLTEQKRRMDELKNTPEAFVSFLVLNTMGAAPKEIESLVVDVIGTKTSLVLTNVPGPSVPLYLAGCEVDNILFWVPQAGRVGLGISVISYNNKVRIGVATDAQIIPDPAAIVDAFQEELDAMHELFVGPETSPSP, from the coding sequence ATGGCCCGACGGGAGCTGATGAGCAATGTGGACCGCGCATGGCTGCGGATGGAAGAGCCAAGCAACCTGATGATGGTTACGGCCTTGCTTACAACCAAAGAGAAGGTTTTGTATGATGATTTGCTGGAGCTGCTCAAAGAGCGTCTCATGAAATTTGACCGCTTCCGGCAGCGTGTAATCCTCCGTGGAATTATTTTTGAAGATACCTACTGGGAAGATGTGCCCTTTTTCGACCCGGCAGACCATGTTACCCGGACCTCCATCGCCAACGAAAATCCGCGGGATGAGCTGCAGGCGCTGGCCGGCACGCTGATGAGCACGCCCCTGGATTACGACAAACCGCTCTGGCACATCACTATGATTGATGATGTGCGGGAAGGCACGGGATTCATCATCCGGCTGCACCACTGTATAGCGGACGGCAATGCCCTGGTTCGGGTGCTGCTTTCGATGATGACGACCGATAAGAAGCTCCTCAAGCCCGAAAAAGAAGCCGAAAGCACCGAGCGTCCTACCTTTCTGGATCCGGTCGTGGATGTGCTGCTGAACGCATGGGTGTCGGCGGAAACCATGGTGAAGCTGAGCTACCGGCTTCTGAAGCGCCCATCACAGGTGTTCGACTGGGCGAAAATGACGATCGAAGGCGGCTTCAGTCTGGGGCGGCTGGTGCTGCGCTGGCCCGACCCGAAAACAATGCTCAAGCAAAAGCTGCAGAATCAGAAGCTGGCCTCCTGGTCGTGGGAAATTCCGCTGGAGCGGGTGAAGGAAATCCGGCGGGGAGCCGGGGCAACGGTCAACGATGTGGTCGTCACGGCTGCTGCCGGTGCGCTGGGGCGCTACCTCAAAGCGAGGGGAGAAGAAACGACCGATATGAACATCCGTGCGGCCATTCCGGTGGATATCCGTCAATCGACCGACCCCTTTGCAATGGGCAACAAATTCGGCCTTGTGTTTCTAAGCCTGCCCGTGGGCATGGAAGACCTGCGCGAACGTCTTACCGAGCAAAAACGCCGCATGGACGAGCTCAAAAATACGCCCGAGGCCTTTGTCTCTTTTTTGGTGCTCAACACCATGGGCGCGGCGCCGAAAGAAATCGAAAGCCTGGTGGTGGATGTCATCGGAACCAAAACCTCGCTTGTGCTCACCAATGTACCGGGCCCCTCGGTGCCGCTCTACCTTGCCGGCTGCGAAGTTGATAACATCCTGTTTTGGGTGCCGCAGGCCGGACGCGTTGGCCTGGGCATCAGCGTGATCAGCTACAACAACAAAGTCCGGATCGGGGTCGCGACCGATGCACAAATCATCCCCGACCCTGCCGCCATTGTGGATGCCTTTCAGGAAGAGCTCGATGCGATGCATGAACTTTTTGTCGGTCCCGAAACTTCCCCATCCCCCTAA
- a CDS encoding efflux RND transporter periplasmic adaptor subunit, translated as MKRTAYILIPVVLAAVAWFIWQPGAEGSGTLPPLATVEVETGDVSRRVVAFGAIHPVQRVTVGSQVSGIIEEITVDFNTVVQKGQVLARIDPSTFEAELSSARAELASAEAGLELARMQWQRVQELRERQFVSPSDVDQASATLRQAEAQVRVRRHALERAQRELDRCTITAPADGIVISRNVDVGQTVAASLNAPELFQLASDLRVMHIYANVSEADIGQVREGQRVNFRVDAYRERTFSGEVIQVRNAPVIEDNVVHYQTLIEVSNEDLLLKPGMTTEVSVITAEQHDVVRVRNTALRARLPDGIRPPTPAHFDEGQPRAYVLRDGQLEVVAVETGLSDGVNTEIISGLRPGDVLAVGLSLRSDADNERRSLFSGQQATF; from the coding sequence ATGAAACGAACAGCTTACATTTTGATCCCCGTTGTACTTGCTGCGGTAGCCTGGTTCATCTGGCAGCCGGGCGCTGAAGGGAGCGGGACGCTGCCGCCCTTGGCAACCGTTGAAGTCGAAACCGGGGATGTTTCCAGGCGCGTTGTGGCCTTTGGGGCCATACATCCCGTACAGCGCGTAACTGTGGGCAGTCAGGTTTCGGGTATTATTGAAGAAATCACCGTCGATTTCAACACGGTTGTCCAAAAAGGGCAGGTACTCGCCAGAATTGACCCCTCGACTTTTGAAGCGGAATTAAGCTCGGCAAGGGCAGAGCTTGCCAGTGCTGAAGCGGGGCTGGAGCTCGCCCGTATGCAGTGGCAGCGGGTTCAGGAGCTGCGGGAGCGGCAGTTTGTTTCCCCGTCAGATGTGGATCAGGCTTCGGCTACCCTGAGACAGGCCGAAGCACAGGTGCGGGTAAGACGCCATGCCCTCGAACGCGCACAACGTGAACTTGACCGCTGTACCATAACCGCCCCTGCTGACGGAATCGTGATTTCCCGCAATGTGGATGTCGGGCAGACCGTAGCCGCAAGCCTGAATGCCCCCGAACTGTTTCAGCTGGCTTCCGATCTGCGGGTAATGCACATCTACGCCAATGTTTCAGAAGCCGATATAGGGCAGGTTCGGGAAGGACAGCGGGTTAATTTCCGCGTTGACGCCTATCGGGAGCGCACCTTTTCGGGTGAAGTGATTCAGGTGCGCAACGCGCCTGTTATCGAAGACAATGTGGTTCATTACCAAACCCTGATCGAAGTCAGCAATGAAGATCTGCTGCTGAAACCGGGCATGACAACGGAAGTCTCTGTGATTACTGCTGAACAGCATGACGTCGTTCGGGTGCGCAATACCGCCCTTCGCGCCCGGCTGCCGGATGGTATTCGTCCGCCGACACCCGCGCATTTCGATGAAGGGCAGCCGCGGGCTTACGTGCTGCGCGACGGGCAGCTTGAAGTGGTTGCGGTTGAAACAGGCCTCAGCGATGGCGTGAATACAGAAATTATAAGCGGCTTACGGCCGGGGGATGTGCTGGCTGTTGGGCTTTCCCTGCGTTCAGACGCTGACAACGAGCGGCGCAGCCTCTTTAGCGGTCAGCAAGCGACCTTCTAA
- a CDS encoding PAS domain S-box protein: MKFDTPACHILLIESDMAIRMLIEDFIDEFFLNYTFHTVSGFEEATTFLENTTQPDVIICNSSLSGENSTQLIRQLLAICPDIPLIMLSSYTNRQEVVEWVKMGVSDYLLIDDLSPSLLHKSVMFSIERRHSIQALKQSERRYRDLFEYSPLPMWVIDLETSCILDVNEAAVNTYGYSREDFQQLDIRDIYPGITSAELRSWLKNETSQAVKDHGVFEHYSREGNVLQMEIKSRVMEYEGRRARLIIAHDVTKLKSYIEAIEDQNERFREIGWLQSHIVRAPLARMLGLINYYNDNMAAQSSQKKEATKPAAGLNSEPDQGFDSEMSTEEILQYIAAAAAELDQNVRDVVSKTTRTEPDSPE; encoded by the coding sequence ATGAAGTTCGACACACCCGCCTGCCATATCCTTCTTATTGAGTCTGATATGGCAATCCGTATGCTTATTGAAGATTTCATTGATGAGTTTTTTCTGAACTACACCTTTCATACCGTTTCCGGCTTTGAAGAGGCTACGACTTTTCTTGAAAACACAACACAGCCGGATGTCATCATTTGTAACAGCAGTCTTTCCGGTGAAAACTCGACACAACTGATCCGGCAATTACTGGCTATATGCCCCGATATTCCGCTGATCATGCTGAGCAGCTATACCAACCGGCAGGAAGTCGTTGAATGGGTCAAAATGGGTGTGTCTGATTACCTTTTGATCGACGACCTGAGCCCAAGCCTGCTCCACAAGTCGGTCATGTTTAGCATTGAACGCAGGCATAGCATTCAGGCACTGAAACAATCCGAGCGCCGCTATCGCGATCTTTTTGAGTACAGCCCTTTGCCCATGTGGGTTATCGACCTGGAAACAAGCTGCATTTTAGATGTAAATGAGGCCGCAGTTAATACATACGGCTACAGTCGCGAAGATTTTCAACAACTCGATATCCGTGATATTTATCCCGGCATAACATCCGCTGAGCTTCGATCATGGCTAAAAAATGAAACAAGTCAGGCAGTGAAGGATCACGGTGTTTTTGAACATTACAGCCGGGAAGGAAATGTATTACAAATGGAAATAAAGAGCCGGGTGATGGAGTATGAGGGAAGACGGGCACGGCTGATCATTGCACATGATGTAACTAAACTGAAGTCCTATATTGAGGCGATTGAAGACCAAAATGAGCGTTTTCGCGAAATCGGCTGGCTTCAGTCCCACATTGTCCGTGCGCCCCTTGCCCGTATGCTGGGTTTGATTAACTATTATAATGATAATATGGCTGCGCAGTCATCCCAAAAGAAAGAGGCGACAAAACCGGCTGCCGGTTTGAATTCGGAACCGGATCAGGGATTTGATTCAGAAATGAGCACGGAAGAAATTTTGCAGTATATTGCCGCAGCCGCCGCTGAACTGGATCAGAACGTCCGCGATGTGGTTTCAAAGACAACCCGAACTGAACCTGACTCACCTGAATGA
- a CDS encoding Na+/H+ antiporter NhaC family protein yields MKKFTITFFLSALILAVIGWADLSGLGLAFTEGTDPGEDAGFGGFGTWVSLLPPLVAIALALITREVVLSLFAGVWIGALFIAGFNPFTGTADSFGFLISAMSDEYHVAIIMFSLMLGGMVGLMSRGGGTKGVVTVLAKLAKNRTQGQFITWISALFLFFDDYANSLIRGSAMRPMTDRLNISREKLAYIVDSTAAPLAVSAVITTWIGFEITQISNSLSTLAAQTEDAALAAQLQAGADNAFMIFLHSVPYLFYPLLALGFVLMIILMKRDFGPMLDAERRAYSGGGVLRPGAVPASDVNLESLQPLDGKPLRWYNAAIPVLTVVIVAIYGLYSTGASGLEAGERSLTNIIGGADPFAALVWASFAGCFVAMVLVVTQRILSVGEALESFVGGMQSMMMAIIILVLAWGLGEVTQAVGTGSYLASLLQDTLPLVLLPGLVFFIAAVTAFSTGTSWGTMAILFPVVIPLAVVMGAGVGFAGGENYGILLGAISSVMAGAVFGDHCSPISDTTVISSMSSACDLIDHVRTQLPYALVVAVVALLVGEIPAAFGVSPVYGLIVGFVLLYIILRVFGKNPEEVKALAA; encoded by the coding sequence ATGAAAAAGTTTACCATCACTTTTTTTCTGTCTGCGCTGATTCTCGCAGTTATCGGCTGGGCCGACCTTTCCGGCCTGGGACTGGCATTTACAGAAGGCACTGATCCCGGAGAGGACGCCGGATTTGGCGGATTCGGTACCTGGGTGAGTTTGCTGCCCCCGCTTGTAGCCATCGCGCTGGCGCTCATCACCCGCGAGGTCGTGCTGTCGCTTTTTGCCGGGGTCTGGATTGGGGCGTTGTTTATCGCAGGCTTCAATCCCTTCACAGGTACCGCTGATTCGTTTGGGTTCCTGATCAGCGCAATGTCTGATGAGTATCACGTCGCCATCATTATGTTCAGCCTGATGCTGGGCGGGATGGTAGGCCTGATGAGCCGGGGCGGCGGAACCAAGGGCGTGGTTACCGTGCTGGCAAAGCTGGCCAAAAACCGCACACAGGGACAGTTCATCACCTGGATTTCGGCTTTATTTCTGTTTTTTGACGACTATGCCAACAGTCTCATCCGCGGGAGCGCGATGCGCCCGATGACCGACCGGCTGAATATCTCCCGGGAAAAGCTGGCCTATATCGTGGATTCTACGGCAGCCCCATTGGCAGTAAGCGCGGTCATTACAACCTGGATTGGCTTCGAAATCACGCAGATTTCAAACTCTCTTTCCACGCTGGCCGCACAAACCGAAGATGCGGCACTTGCTGCACAACTGCAGGCCGGCGCAGATAATGCCTTCATGATTTTTCTGCACTCTGTGCCTTATCTGTTTTATCCGCTGCTCGCACTCGGATTTGTACTGATGATCATACTGATGAAGCGCGATTTCGGACCGATGCTCGATGCTGAGCGCCGGGCGTATTCAGGCGGCGGGGTTCTTCGGCCCGGTGCCGTTCCGGCTTCTGATGTAAACCTGGAAAGCCTGCAACCGCTCGACGGCAAGCCGCTGCGCTGGTACAATGCTGCAATTCCGGTACTTACCGTCGTGATCGTTGCCATTTACGGACTTTACAGCACCGGGGCGAGCGGACTCGAAGCGGGCGAGCGAAGCCTGACCAACATCATCGGTGGAGCCGATCCCTTTGCAGCACTGGTCTGGGCTTCCTTTGCAGGATGCTTTGTCGCCATGGTGCTTGTTGTAACACAGCGCATTCTCAGCGTTGGTGAAGCCCTTGAGTCCTTTGTAGGCGGAATGCAATCCATGATGATGGCCATCATTATCCTTGTATTGGCATGGGGACTCGGCGAAGTAACGCAGGCAGTTGGTACCGGTTCCTACCTGGCAAGCCTGCTTCAGGATACGCTTCCGCTGGTGCTGCTGCCTGGTTTGGTATTCTTTATTGCGGCGGTCACTGCTTTTTCAACGGGGACTTCCTGGGGTACGATGGCGATTCTGTTCCCGGTTGTGATCCCGCTCGCAGTCGTAATGGGAGCCGGTGTGGGCTTTGCGGGTGGTGAAAATTACGGGATTTTGCTGGGCGCGATCAGCTCAGTTATGGCCGGCGCCGTATTTGGCGATCACTGTTCTCCGATTTCGGACACAACGGTAATCAGTTCCATGTCATCTGCCTGCGACCTGATTGATCACGTACGCACGCAGCTGCCCTATGCGCTGGTTGTAGCCGTTGTAGCACTCCTTGTTGGCGAAATCCCCGCCGCTTTTGGCGTCTCCCCGGTTTACGGCCTGATTGTTGGCTTCGTACTGCTTTATATTATTCTGAGAGTTTTTGGGAAGAACCCGGAGGAAGTTAAAGCGTTAGCGGCTTGA
- a CDS encoding CsbD family protein yields MNISEGNWNQIKGKLKQEYGELTDDDLTYMEGREDELIGKIQEKAGKTKEEIVAKIKSWLD; encoded by the coding sequence ATGAATATTTCAGAAGGAAACTGGAATCAGATTAAAGGTAAACTGAAACAAGAGTATGGTGAACTTACCGATGATGACCTTACCTATATGGAAGGCAGAGAAGATGAACTGATTGGAAAAATTCAGGAAAAAGCGGGGAAAACAAAAGAAGAAATTGTAGCAAAAATTAAAAGCTGGCTCGATTAA
- a CDS encoding ABC transporter permease subunit, translating to MNMRLLRHIIRFEAKMYAADKVVWTMLLLLVAVIGFSLYLGHERVEAQRDRIAGLQEEDRQFYAGKYEQLREIEAGAEFSGPWFQDPSNPLVLSAFRGAGRYVYLEPEPLALIAAGASDILPYYGRVTLVMSRPLRDNALENPFHQYLGRFDFAFVMTWLIPLIIIALSYNMLSREQELGTMKLLHAMPVSFQQILTGKVVFRFVLIAGATLAATLLFLFLFGVRWSADVAVLLLAMLLYIGFWFLLSALVNLAQKSSVFNAMSLTGLWILFLVVMPAVFNLIAESVHPVPSRVVWINGQRAIQQEVEADREQLVQAFFAEHPLEVDEADLPGYFEFWNNRLILTKTIAKKEEVLKETFDTQRSAQEALGSRLSLLSPAMLKNSFLVNLSGNGDARLRTLNDNMESFSAEWAAFFMPRFQNLQAVAADEFNNFPVP from the coding sequence ATGAATATGCGATTGCTTCGCCACATCATTCGCTTTGAAGCGAAAATGTATGCCGCTGACAAAGTAGTTTGGACCATGCTGCTTCTGCTTGTTGCCGTAATCGGGTTCAGCCTGTATCTGGGTCACGAAAGAGTGGAAGCGCAGCGGGACCGGATTGCCGGGCTGCAGGAAGAAGACCGGCAGTTTTACGCAGGCAAATATGAGCAGCTCCGGGAAATCGAAGCCGGCGCAGAATTCAGCGGTCCCTGGTTTCAGGATCCGTCGAACCCGCTGGTACTCTCTGCCTTCCGGGGGGCGGGACGCTACGTGTACCTCGAACCCGAACCCCTCGCGCTCATTGCCGCCGGGGCCTCCGATATTTTGCCGTATTACGGTCGGGTCACCCTGGTGATGAGCCGCCCGCTGCGGGACAATGCGCTTGAAAACCCGTTTCATCAGTACCTCGGAAGATTTGATTTTGCTTTTGTGATGACCTGGCTCATCCCGCTTATCATCATTGCGCTCAGCTACAACATGCTTTCCCGCGAACAGGAACTCGGCACCATGAAGCTGTTGCACGCCATGCCGGTGAGCTTTCAACAAATACTGACCGGCAAAGTTGTATTCCGGTTTGTGCTCATTGCCGGTGCTACGCTGGCCGCCACTTTGCTCTTTTTGTTTTTGTTTGGGGTTAGATGGAGCGCTGATGTGGCCGTACTCCTGCTGGCTATGCTGCTCTACATCGGCTTCTGGTTCTTGCTGTCCGCACTGGTGAACCTTGCGCAGAAAAGCTCGGTCTTCAATGCGATGTCCCTTACAGGTTTATGGATTTTGTTTTTAGTGGTGATGCCCGCTGTATTCAACCTGATAGCCGAAAGCGTCCATCCGGTGCCGTCACGCGTGGTATGGATCAACGGACAGCGCGCCATTCAGCAAGAGGTCGAAGCTGATCGGGAGCAGCTGGTTCAGGCCTTTTTTGCGGAGCATCCTTTAGAAGTAGATGAAGCTGATCTGCCGGGATATTTTGAGTTCTGGAATAATCGTCTCATTCTGACAAAGACCATCGCCAAAAAGGAAGAAGTGCTGAAAGAGACTTTCGATACACAGCGAAGTGCGCAGGAAGCGCTTGGTAGCAGGCTCAGCCTGCTTTCACCGGCCATGCTGAAAAACAGTTTTTTGGTAAACCTCTCCGGCAACGGTGATGCGCGCCTCAGAACCCTGAACGACAATATGGAAAGCTTCTCCGCGGAATGGGCCGCTTTCTTTATGCCTCGTTTTCAGAATCTGCAAGCTGTTGCAGCCGATGAATTTAACAACTTCCCTGTACCCTGA
- a CDS encoding DUF3526 domain-containing protein: MAFSLLVKHELRLLWREPGTKVLMGVMLLLLLISTWSGAVYFTEKQQQHEDATTMARALWEQQGDKNPHSAAHYGTHAFLPVTLLAVFDPGTQPFTGVSLFLEAHRQNFAVYSPVEDRSSLSRFGQLTPTFIFTFLFPLFIIFLGYRSVIAERENGMLRLLLSQGVRMKHILTGKAAALWILVSGFFLLFALIGLIVLLVSGSEATYFLRYALMMAGWLLYFGIFIHLSVWVSAKAGSQAQALVLLLGFWVLSTLFVPRLIAAAADQVHPVPDTVSFQQAVQRQLSEGIDGHNPLSEHTRAFEDSVLAAHGVTNPADLPFNLGGLMLQVSEEFEKEVFDYHMARISLIHEQQLNLFKLSAIVSPAALVRLFSMGMAGTDMAAFNHFRDQAEAFRIELMRELNEDLMIYAVGDRAQGYTAGVELFSQNITFEYEPPRAVEWITKYLTHGLLLLLWSGLSFGLLLTASRTTEV, translated from the coding sequence ATGGCTTTTTCACTTTTGGTAAAACACGAGCTGCGTCTGCTTTGGCGCGAACCCGGCACTAAAGTGCTCATGGGCGTTATGCTGCTTTTGCTGCTCATTTCCACCTGGTCGGGCGCGGTCTATTTTACGGAGAAACAGCAGCAGCACGAAGATGCTACCACAATGGCAAGAGCGTTGTGGGAACAGCAGGGCGATAAAAACCCGCATTCAGCGGCGCATTACGGCACGCATGCGTTTTTGCCGGTCACTTTGCTGGCTGTTTTTGACCCGGGCACGCAGCCATTTACCGGCGTGTCCCTCTTTCTCGAGGCACACCGGCAAAATTTTGCAGTTTATAGTCCGGTCGAAGACCGCAGCTCCCTGAGCCGCTTTGGGCAACTGACCCCCACTTTCATTTTTACTTTTTTGTTTCCGCTGTTCATCATCTTCCTGGGGTATCGCAGTGTTATCGCGGAACGGGAAAACGGTATGCTCCGGCTGCTGCTTTCGCAGGGTGTGCGGATGAAGCATATCCTCACCGGGAAAGCAGCGGCGCTGTGGATTTTGGTTTCGGGCTTTTTCCTGCTTTTCGCACTCATAGGCCTGATCGTGCTGCTCGTCTCCGGAAGTGAGGCAACCTACTTCCTGCGCTATGCCCTAATGATGGCTGGCTGGCTGTTATATTTCGGCATCTTCATTCATCTCTCGGTTTGGGTATCGGCAAAAGCCGGGAGTCAGGCGCAAGCGCTTGTGCTTTTGCTGGGTTTTTGGGTACTCAGCACCCTGTTTGTGCCGCGACTCATCGCAGCTGCCGCTGATCAGGTTCATCCGGTGCCGGACACGGTCAGCTTTCAGCAGGCGGTGCAGCGTCAGCTCAGCGAAGGTATTGACGGCCATAATCCGCTCAGTGAGCACACCCGCGCTTTTGAGGACTCTGTGCTGGCGGCACATGGTGTCACGAACCCCGCAGACCTTCCCTTTAACCTTGGCGGGCTCATGCTTCAGGTATCTGAAGAATTCGAGAAAGAAGTGTTTGACTACCACATGGCCCGCATTTCGCTCATCCATGAGCAGCAGCTGAATCTGTTTAAACTCAGTGCCATTGTATCACCGGCTGCGCTGGTGCGGCTTTTCTCCATGGGCATGGCCGGTACCGATATGGCCGCATTCAACCATTTTCGCGATCAGGCAGAAGCTTTCCGGATTGAACTCATGCGCGAACTCAACGAAGACCTCATGATTTATGCGGTAGGCGACCGGGCACAAGGCTATACCGCGGGGGTTGAGTTGTTCAGTCAAAACATCACCTTCGAATATGAGCCGCCCCGGGCTGTGGAGTGGATCACGAAGTACCTCACGCATGGCCTGTTGCTGCTGCTTTGGAGCGGCCTGAGTTTTGGTCTGCTTCTCACCGCCTCAAGAACAACGGAGGTTTGA
- a CDS encoding ABC transporter ATP-binding protein, translated as MLEARGLTKTYGSNTALDQLNLTIGPGEVYCLLGANGAGKTTTINLFLSFITPDSGSALVNGIESAAKPDEARKLITYIPENLSLYPTLTGFENLQYFSGLAGVKASADELTQALVQAGLTADEALRPVGGYSKGMRQKVGIAMAIARDTRALLLDEPTSGLDPSASNEFAELLSAMSARGAAILMATHDLFRAKETGTRIGIMKKGRLADEMSSAEISHSDLESVYLKHIRG; from the coding sequence ATGCTTGAAGCCCGCGGCCTCACGAAGACGTATGGTTCCAATACCGCCCTTGACCAACTCAACCTCACCATCGGCCCGGGAGAGGTGTACTGCCTGCTCGGTGCCAACGGTGCCGGCAAAACGACGACCATCAACCTCTTTTTAAGTTTCATCACCCCCGACAGTGGTTCGGCTTTGGTAAACGGTATCGAGTCCGCCGCAAAGCCGGACGAAGCCCGGAAGCTCATCACCTATATCCCTGAAAACCTCTCGCTGTACCCGACGCTGACCGGGTTTGAAAACCTTCAGTACTTCAGCGGACTTGCCGGGGTGAAGGCCTCAGCGGATGAGCTGACGCAGGCGTTGGTTCAGGCGGGACTTACGGCTGATGAGGCGCTGCGCCCGGTTGGGGGCTACTCCAAAGGCATGCGGCAAAAGGTCGGCATTGCCATGGCGATAGCCCGGGATACGCGGGCGCTGCTGCTTGATGAGCCAACGAGCGGCCTTGATCCTTCGGCAAGCAACGAATTCGCGGAGCTGCTCTCGGCAATGAGCGCACGGGGCGCTGCCATACTGATGGCAACCCATGATTTGTTCAGGGCCAAGGAAACCGGAACGCGCATCGGGATTATGAAAAAGGGGCGTCTCGCCGATGAAATGAGCAGCGCGGAAATTTCCCACAGCGATCTTGAGTCCGTGTACCTCAAACACATCAGGGGGTGA
- a CDS encoding NAD(P)/FAD-dependent oxidoreductase, translating into MNRKTFLKSSLLGAGAGLMFQMPFTGHHVPAAAVWESFAKAPESGTYDVIIAGGSFAGLSAAMGLGRCMRSTLMIDSGLPRNRMSPTANNLFSRDGENPREIAATVHGQLRQYQEFLQMKNGEIVSATKTENGFAVQTADGGQYEARFLVLATGLHDELLTGIEGLEELWGNGIYHCPYCHGWENRNRKTALISQGASRVAMASTLANWTNDITVFTQGEQVDFPDEVLEMLHRNGIRLKNETIYRIKGTPGDLLIHTVESAQPHAFETCYAPGTMRHHTKLAEDLGCELSGRGAVQVNDTYETSVPGVLAIGDLCSRSNGQVIHAAYSGTVSAVRVNLAFLQERFR; encoded by the coding sequence ATGAACCGAAAAACTTTTCTAAAATCCAGCCTTTTAGGCGCCGGCGCAGGGCTTATGTTTCAGATGCCTTTCACCGGGCATCACGTTCCCGCAGCCGCAGTGTGGGAGAGTTTTGCCAAGGCTCCGGAATCAGGAACGTATGATGTAATCATTGCAGGAGGCAGTTTTGCGGGTCTCTCTGCTGCGATGGGTCTCGGGCGCTGCATGCGTAGCACGCTGATGATTGATAGCGGCCTGCCCCGCAACCGGATGTCGCCCACAGCCAACAACCTGTTCTCCAGGGATGGCGAAAACCCGCGCGAAATCGCTGCGACGGTTCACGGGCAACTCCGGCAGTATCAGGAGTTTTTGCAGATGAAGAACGGGGAAATCGTTTCAGCAACAAAAACCGAAAACGGTTTTGCAGTTCAGACGGCGGATGGCGGTCAGTATGAAGCACGCTTTCTTGTGCTGGCAACCGGTTTACACGACGAGCTGCTGACCGGCATTGAGGGTCTTGAAGAACTTTGGGGCAATGGCATCTATCACTGCCCCTACTGCCACGGCTGGGAAAACCGAAACCGGAAAACGGCACTGATTAGTCAGGGGGCCTCGCGGGTTGCTATGGCTTCGACCCTGGCAAACTGGACAAACGATATCACGGTGTTTACGCAGGGGGAGCAGGTTGATTTTCCCGATGAAGTCCTCGAAATGCTGCACAGAAACGGCATCCGGTTAAAAAATGAAACCATTTACCGGATTAAAGGCACACCCGGTGATCTGCTCATCCACACAGTGGAATCGGCGCAGCCCCATGCCTTCGAAACCTGCTATGCTCCCGGGACCATGCGTCATCATACAAAGCTGGCAGAAGACCTCGGCTGTGAGCTTTCCGGCAGAGGCGCCGTGCAGGTGAATGATACCTATGAAACTTCGGTGCCGGGCGTACTTGCGATTGGCGATCTTTGCAGCCGAAGTAACGGGCAGGTCATTCATGCTGCCTATTCCGGCACGGTCTCTGCCGTACGGGTGAATCTTGCCTTTTTGCAGGAGCGCTTTAGGTGA